In the Ctenopharyngodon idella isolate HZGC_01 chromosome 4, HZGC01, whole genome shotgun sequence genome, one interval contains:
- the LOC127511406 gene encoding CD48 antigen-like yields the protein MKSVMEGDSVTLHTDSEMENDNDLIQWQFGNYLIAELNKTVNSIIVNDDVLDGRFRGRLQVDPQTGSLTITNTRTEHTGFYPMQTNHMTKVFILSVYSPLPVPVIFCYCPQTSSSTVSRHVLLCSVLNVSQATLSWYKGNSLFSSTSVSDFSISLSLPLEVEYQDENTYSCVLNNSFTEQTQHLDISQLCYKCSDSFRGCDTVEAVIRLVVTALMGMAAAAAIVVLVYDIRSRRAEQD from the exons ATGaagtcagtgatggagggagactCTGTCACTTTACACACTGATAGTGAAATGGAGAATGATAATGATCTGATTCAGTGGCAGTTTGGAAACTACTTAATTGCTGAACTCAATAAAACAGTCAACAGCATCATTGTAAATGACGATGttcttgatgggagattcagaggcAGACTGCAGGTGGATcctcagactggatctctgaccatcacaaacaccagaactGAACACACTGGATTTTATCCAATGCAGACCAACCATATGACGAAAGTTTTCATTCTCAGTGTCTATT CTcctctgcctgttcctgtcatctTCTGTTACTGTCCTCAAACTTCATCATCAACAGTGTCCAGACATGTGCTGCTGTGTTCAGTTTTGAATGTGAGTCAAGCGACGCTCTCCTGGTAtaaaggaaacagtttattcTCCAGCACCAGTGTGTCTGAtttcagcatcagtctctctctgcctctggaggtggaatatcaggatgaaaacacctacagctgtgtgctgaacaattcattcactgaacagactcaacatctggacatTAGTCAACTCTGTTACAAATGTTCAG ACTCTTTCCGTGGTTGTGATACTGTTGAAGCTGTGATCCGATTGGTTGTCACTGCTCTGATGGGCATGGCTGCTGCAGCTGCAATTGTTGTGCTGGTTTACGACATAAGATCCAGGAGAGCTGAACAGGATTGA